In Nocardioides sp. zg-1228, a single window of DNA contains:
- the pntB gene encoding Re/Si-specific NAD(P)(+) transhydrogenase subunit beta translates to MDLGRDSSLVSFVTGAYILAALLFILALAGLSKHETARRGNAFGMAGMALALVASLLLVLDRLGADYVDQGPVVVGLVIILVAGTVGAVIGIRLARRVEMTGMPELIAMMHSFVGLAAVLVGYNTFIEVASLHGELGLESDAVHNAEVFLGVFIGAVTFTGSIVANLKLSARMKSSPLVLPARHLLNLAVLLVSAALMVWFMLADGWVGMVPLALMTVLALALGFHLVAAIGGGDMPVVVSMLNSYSGWAAAAAGFMLGNDLLIITGALVGSSGAILSYLMCTAMNRSFVSVIAGGFGSDGATVGGDRDYGEHREIQAGEVADLLAGASSVVITPGYGMAVAQAQYPVAELTRKLRDKGVDVRFGIHPVAGRLPGHMNVLLAEAKVPYDIVLEMDEINDDLADTDVVLVIGANDTVNPAALEEPGSPIAGMPVLEVWKARDVIVFKRSMATGYAGVQNPLFFKDNTQMLFGDAKDKVTEIVAALG, encoded by the coding sequence ATGGACCTCGGTAGGGACTCGAGCCTGGTCTCGTTCGTCACGGGCGCCTACATCCTCGCGGCGCTGCTGTTCATCCTCGCCCTCGCCGGGCTGAGCAAGCACGAGACGGCGCGGCGCGGCAACGCGTTCGGCATGGCCGGCATGGCCCTCGCGCTGGTCGCGAGCCTGCTGCTGGTGCTCGACCGCCTCGGCGCCGACTACGTCGACCAGGGCCCGGTCGTGGTCGGGCTCGTCATCATCCTCGTCGCCGGCACGGTGGGCGCGGTCATCGGGATCCGGCTCGCCCGGCGCGTCGAGATGACCGGCATGCCCGAGCTGATCGCGATGATGCACAGCTTCGTCGGCCTCGCCGCCGTGCTGGTCGGCTACAACACCTTCATCGAGGTCGCCTCCCTGCACGGCGAGCTCGGGCTGGAGTCCGACGCGGTGCACAACGCCGAGGTCTTCCTGGGCGTGTTCATCGGCGCGGTGACCTTCACCGGCTCGATCGTGGCCAACCTCAAGCTCAGCGCCCGGATGAAGTCCTCGCCGCTGGTGCTGCCCGCGCGCCACCTGCTCAACCTCGCCGTCCTGCTGGTGTCCGCCGCGCTGATGGTGTGGTTCATGCTCGCCGACGGGTGGGTGGGGATGGTGCCGCTCGCGCTCATGACCGTCCTCGCGCTGGCGCTGGGCTTCCACCTCGTCGCCGCCATCGGCGGCGGTGACATGCCGGTCGTGGTGTCGATGCTCAACAGCTACTCGGGGTGGGCCGCGGCCGCGGCGGGCTTCATGCTCGGCAACGACCTGCTGATCATCACCGGCGCGCTCGTCGGCTCGTCCGGCGCGATCCTCAGCTACCTCATGTGCACGGCGATGAACCGCTCGTTCGTCAGCGTCATCGCCGGTGGCTTCGGCTCCGACGGCGCCACCGTGGGCGGTGACCGCGACTACGGCGAGCACCGCGAGATCCAGGCGGGCGAGGTCGCCGACCTGCTCGCCGGGGCCTCGTCGGTGGTCATCACGCCCGGCTACGGCATGGCCGTGGCCCAGGCGCAGTACCCTGTCGCCGAGCTGACGCGGAAGCTGCGCGACAAGGGCGTCGACGTCCGCTTCGGCATCCACCCCGTCGCGGGCCGCCTGCCCGGGCACATGAACGTCCTGCTCGCCGAGGCGAAGGTCCCCTACGACATCGTGCTCGAGATGGACGAGATCAACGACGACCTCGCCGACACCGACGTCGTGCTGGTCATCGGCGCCAACGACACCGTCAACCCGGCCGCGCTCGAGGAGCCCGGATCGCCGATCGCGGGCATGCCGGTGCTCGAGGTGTGGAAGGCCCGCGACGTGATCGTCTTCAAGCGGTCGATGGCCACCGGCTACGCCGGGGTGCAGAACCCGCTCTTCTTCAAGGACAACACCCAGATGCTCTTCGGCGACGCCAAGGACAAGGTCACCGAGATCGTCGCGGCGCTCGGCTGA
- a CDS encoding type VII secretion target, with protein sequence MSNGFYVEPSELSRISAALSTAAGQTGEAGSAGAAVTALSPQAFGIICSFFTPPCLAFSSAALTAIGAIEGALGKGAGAVDACSADFQKTDAAVAQMHDKLRGTL encoded by the coding sequence GTGAGCAACGGGTTCTACGTCGAACCGTCCGAGCTGTCCAGGATCTCGGCCGCGCTGAGCACCGCCGCCGGTCAGACAGGAGAGGCCGGATCCGCCGGCGCCGCGGTCACGGCGCTCTCGCCGCAGGCGTTCGGCATCATCTGCTCGTTCTTCACCCCGCCGTGCCTGGCCTTCTCGAGCGCCGCGCTGACGGCGATCGGGGCCATCGAGGGCGCCCTCGGCAAGGGGGCCGGTGCGGTGGACGCGTGCTCGGCCGACTTCCAGAAGACCGACGCGGCCGTGGCGCAGATGCACGACAAGCTGAGAGGAACACTCTGA